TTCTCCGCCGGGACGTCGTGGCCGCCCGCGGCCACGCGTGCGGCCACGCGCGGACCGGACAGCTCAAGCGGGATGAGGACCGCGTGGAGGACCACGTCGTAGCCGGCGGCCATGGCGGTGGTGACCAGGTCCACCTTCGAGGGGTGGGAGAACACCGTCTCGGCGCAGAAGTCCAGGCGCGCGTCGATCAGCGCCGCGCGGGCGCGGGCCGCGATCCGTGCGGCGTCGCGCGCGCGCGCCATCTGTTCGCCGGGGAACCGGTCGCGGGCGATCCGGTCGGCGTTCACAAACGCCAGCCCGGGCCGGGACGGATGGATGACCCGCTCGTACAGCGTCGTTTTGCCGGCGCCGTTGGGTCCGGCGATCACGTCCAGACGGCTCACAGCGGCCGACGGGTGCCGTCCGCTGCGATCTCGATCAGGGTGCCGTCGTCGTCGACGGATACCGTGGCGTACCCCTGGGAGCGGGCGGCCGCGCCGAACGACTGCGATGCCGCCAGCTCGCCGATGCGCGCGTCGACGAGGGCGTGCGCGGCGGTGCGCTCGGGGTCGGTCAGCTGCGAGAAGGGGGCGCGACCCTGTGCCGCGGCCATGATGCGGCGGTTGGCGACCGACCCGGCCCGTTCGACCTGCATGCCGATGCGCGCCCAGTGGCTGATCTGCTCGGCGAGCGACCGGTTCTCCGACGGTGCGACGCTCGACGCCGTCGCTGCGACATCGCTCGCGACACGGGTCGGGGTCGAGCGTCCCTTCGCCATCGCGCGCCTCCGTATGATCGTAACGAGTGTAGCAAGATGATACACGCATTGGTCTGTCACCGGTGTGCGCCAGGTTCGTTGGGCTTCGCCCACCCACCCCCTCGTACTGATTTACGTACATCGCGCTTAGGTGCTAGAGTGTACTCATATCAATACAAGACGAAAGCGATGCGCGATGTCTCGGAATCAGGACGAGTGGGTGGTGTATGACCCTGCCTCACTGGGGCGCGCGATCGCCCACTTCCGCGAGCAGACGCACCTGAAGCAGGCCGATCTCGCCGACCAGTCCGGTCTGCACCGCCCCTACCTTTCCCGCTTGGAACGCGGGAAAGCTACCGAGCAGACCGAGCGCCTGTTCCGTGTTCTGCGCCGCCTGGGCCTGGAAGTAGTGGTCCGACGCCGGGAGGATGGCTAGATGGCACGGCCAGCACCGCTCGATCTGTGGCTGTACGGCGCACGCGTTGCAACCGTGGTCGAACGGCGAACCGACAAGTTCCAACTCTCCTACACCGACGAGGCGTTCGACCGGTGGCCGTCCGGCCGCCCACTGCTGTCGGTCGCACTGCCCCTGATACCGGACGCGCACCCGCCAGGCGCCGTCGGACCGTTCCTCGAAGGCCTTCTCCCCGAAGGCGAAGCTCGCAGCATCCTCGAGGAACGCTACGGCGTGCGCCGCGGTGACGTGCACGGCCTGCTCTCCGAGATCGGCAAAGACTGCGCCGGCGCCGTCGTCGTCGTGCCCGCCGGCCACCCCCCACCGGACACGACCGCCGGGGCTGCGGAACCGATCACCGATGAGGAGCTCGCCCGGGCCATCCGTCAACTGCCCGAACGCCCGCTCGGCGATGACGACCGGGTGCGCGTCTCCCTCGCCGGCCAGCAGTCCAAGCTGCTGCTCGTCCGCGCCGCTGACGACAGCTGGGCTCGGCCGGTGGACGGCCACCCGTCCACCCACATCCTCAAGCCTGGCGACGACCGCTATCCCGGGATGGTCGCGAACGAGGCGTTCTGCCTGCGCATCGCACAGCAGGTCGGGCTCACCGACATCGACGTCGACGTGCTCGACATCGATGGGCAGCCGGTTCTGGCCGTGTCCCGCTACGACCGGACCCGCGAAGCTGACGGCAGCGTGCTGCGGTTGCACCAGGAGGACTTCTGTCAGGCGCTCGCGGTCGACACGGGACCGCGAGGCTCCGGCAAGTACGAGGACGCCGGAGGCCCTGCCCTGGCGGACCTCGCCGGGGTTCTCGAGACGCACAACGGCAACCCCGAGCAGACCGCAAGGCTGGCAGAGATCACGATGTTCAACGTGGCCGTCGGCAACGCCGATGCGCACGGCAAGAACCTGTCAGTCCTGCACCCCCCAGTGGGGCCACTGCGCCTGGCGCCGCTGTACGACGTGATCGCCACAGTCCTCTACCCGTCGGTGCACACCGGCGTCGGCCCTCGTCCGGTGTCCTCCGACGCCGCAATGCGCGTCAACTCCATCCGCAACATCCATCAGGTCACGGCACACGACGTGCTGGCCGAAGCGGACCGCTGGCATCGGGGCCCCGCACTCGACGGCCGGATCCGCTCGCTGCTCGAACGTCTGCCCGAAGCGGTCCAGGTTGCGGCTGAAGCCACCCCCGGAGTCTCCGGCGCCCTTGTCGAGCTGGTCTCCGCCCGTGTCGCGGCCCTCTTCTCCGACGGGATGGCCGATGCTGCACAAGCGCCAGGCTGCCACCTTCATCCCACATAGCCCCGCGTTCCGGAACGATGTGAAATCTTCTCGCTTCACGGGTGAACCAGGGTCGAGACCGTGACTTGGCGAGCCGCTGACCTGCACGTTCGCGTTTCCTCATCGACCGAATCCGTAAAGACCAGCCGCGCCGTCAACCCGAGGGCGCCGAGGACGGGGCGCTCGCGTGCCCGTTCGAGGTTGGCGAGCAGCGTGTCGACCATGACGTTGCCGACGAGGTGGATCTGGTCCTCCCGATAGCCCTCGACCCGGAGATTGGCCACAGCGTCGCTCGTGGGCGTCAGGCGCGAGCATCGACCCGGTCAGGGCCTACGCGGCCAGTGAGGCTCGACGACCCATGCCGATGCCCTGGGTCCGCTGGTAGTGCTTCCCCTCGGTCATGAGGCTCGGGTCGCGGCTGGCGACCGTCACGGCACCACCGACTGGCTCGGCACC
The DNA window shown above is from Egibacteraceae bacterium and carries:
- a CDS encoding zeta toxin family protein → MSRLDVIAGPNGAGKTTLYERVIHPSRPGLAFVNADRIARDRFPGEQMARARDAARIAARARAALIDARLDFCAETVFSHPSKVDLVTTAMAAGYDVVLHAVLIPLELSGPRVAARVAAGGHDVPAEKLTARYQRLWPLIVRATPHCYRTVFWDNAADDGPFEVGSFRFGVADYPPRWPDWTPHPVRGL
- a CDS encoding helix-turn-helix transcriptional regulator encodes the protein MYDPASLGRAIAHFREQTHLKQADLADQSGLHRPYLSRLERGKATEQTERLFRVLRRLGLEVVVRRREDG
- a CDS encoding HipA domain-containing protein codes for the protein MARPAPLDLWLYGARVATVVERRTDKFQLSYTDEAFDRWPSGRPLLSVALPLIPDAHPPGAVGPFLEGLLPEGEARSILEERYGVRRGDVHGLLSEIGKDCAGAVVVVPAGHPPPDTTAGAAEPITDEELARAIRQLPERPLGDDDRVRVSLAGQQSKLLLVRAADDSWARPVDGHPSTHILKPGDDRYPGMVANEAFCLRIAQQVGLTDIDVDVLDIDGQPVLAVSRYDRTREADGSVLRLHQEDFCQALAVDTGPRGSGKYEDAGGPALADLAGVLETHNGNPEQTARLAEITMFNVAVGNADAHGKNLSVLHPPVGPLRLAPLYDVIATVLYPSVHTGVGPRPVSSDAAMRVNSIRNIHQVTAHDVLAEADRWHRGPALDGRIRSLLERLPEAVQVAAEATPGVSGALVELVSARVAALFSDGMADAAQAPGCHLHPT